The Aestuariibaculum lutulentum genome segment TTACAACCATCATTCTTTGGGGCAGAAAAATGTTGAAAGTGTGAGTTTCATTTTTTGTTCCTATCCCAAATATAATAAAAACAGGAAATTACTTACTAATTAATTTCTAAGTTTTCTAAATCTGAAGCTTCAATTTCAGATTCTATAATCTCATTAGCTTTTATTTCAAGATTTTCTAATTCAGCCTCATTAATTTCTAAAGATTCTATTTGAGGTTCATCGATTTCAATAGTTTCAATGGCTGCGTCGTCTATTTCTAAATCACCTAGTTCGGCTTCATCAATTTCAAGTTCTAGACCTTCTAATTCTTCAATAGCAGCTTCTTCAAACTCCTCTTCTTTAGCTTCTAATGCTTCGGTATTTTCTACTTCTGTAACGGTAAAAGCAGCTTTGTAAGTGGTAACCGCCAAAGCCATTATAGTTAATAGAAATGAAAACTGAACTAGTTTTTTTACTTCTCCTGTTTTCTTTCCTAAATAGAAGGCACCTCCGGCAAACAAAAGAGCTGCAATTCCCGGGAAAATAGCGAGATTAGAAACTGGTAATACTGATAATATGACAGCGAAAACAGAAGCTATAACAGCAAATATGGTTAGTGTTTTTTTCATTCTAAAATTAATTTTTTAATCCTGTAGCCGATTTAATTTTTAATTCACCGTTACCCACTGGAATTTTAAATTTACCGTAAACCAAAATCTTATTAGCATCGGCAGTAAGCCAAATAAGGTTACTGTTTGTTCCTTGTAACACATTGTCACTAGATCCAACAGCTAATTTGTAACATTCTTTTTTACCAATAGCTGTACTAATGGTTTCTTTACCTAAGTATGTTACCTGACCTTTGGTTTCTTCGCGGTCAAAGATAATAGTAAAACTTTTTTTAGAACCAACTTTCATGGCACTAAAATCTATTAATCTTAGATTATAAATCGTAGAAACAATGTCTTTTGTCCCTGCATTTATTTTTACGGTTTTGTTTTCCTCGTAATTATTTTTCTTTTTCATTAACGATTTAACGGTTCCGGTGCTATGGCTAAAAGTATATTTCATGTATTTATAATAGCCACCTTCGTTAATGTCGCGTGAATATAAATAAGGAGTAAGAGTTTTTGGGCTTACATAACTTTCGTATAAATCTCTAATTTTAAAAAAATTGTCCCACTTGCTGTAAGTTACGGCTGTACATTTTAAACGTAATAAGGTCGCTTTAGACGTTTTTACCGGGCTGGTTTCCATAGTTACTTCTGCAATGTCGTTTAATACACCAGACATATTATAGGAAGCAGTATAGATTAGTTTTTCGTTATAACCAACCGCTGTGTTTTGTGCTATGGCAGTTAAAGATGCTAAGAATAGCATGAATAGAAATGGGATGCGTTTCATATGATTATAGATTATAATGTATAACGACAGGAGTATCATTTATTGTGCCGAAAATACAATGCTTTAATCGATTATGCTAATTTTTGTTTGTTTGTAAGTGTTGATGTAGGAATACTGATAATTGTCATGATTTGTATGCCTAACAAATTGTATTTTTATATATCTGAATTTTAATTGTTTATTATTCAGATAGGAAACAGCGAGTGACAAGAAAAACTTTTAATTATGAAAACGATTTTATTACCTACGGACTTTTCAGATAATTCATTAAATGCTATCGATTATGCAATGAAGATGTTTAAAAACCAAACCTGTAACTTTTATATTATGAATGTACAGCGTGTGGGATCTTATATATCTGATGATTTAATGATGGCAAACCCAACAGGCGTTGTTTACGATACAGTTGTTGAAGCAGCAAAAGTATCTGTTGACAAATTAATAGCTAAGTTGGTTAAAACTTATAAAAATGAAAAGCATGAATTCTTTTCATTAGTCGATTATGATAATTTTACCGATGCCATAAATCAGGCGGTCATTAATAATGATGTGAATTTAATTATTATGGGAACCAAAGGAGCATCAGGTTTAAGTAAAAAGCTTTTTGGTAGTAATACGGTTAAAGTATTGCAACACTGTGAAGTTCCGGTATTGGTAATTCCTGATGAATATGAATTTACAGGTTTGCAGGATGTAGCCTTCACCACCAGTTTTCAATCCTTATATAACATGCAGGAATTAAGACTGCTTGATGAAATTATAGCTAAAAATAGTAGTAAGCTTAGCGTTTTACATGTGGTGTTGGAAAATTCAGATCCTAAAGAACTGTTTCGAGATGTTGACTTTTTCAATGAACACTTTGAAGATGTATCTTATAAAATGATAGAAACTAATGTTCAGGATATTTTCGATGCCATTCAGGGATATATAACCAATAACGATATAAAGTTAATTGCCATGATAAATAAAAAACACTCGTTTTTAGAAACGGTTTTTGTAGAACATCAGGCAGAAACTTTCGCATTTAATATAAATATTCCTTTATTAGTTTTACCAAAACGCGAATAGCCCACAAATACATATTAAATAAGATTGGTATCTCTTCCAGATAATTGATTATGTAACCTTTGTTACACATTGAAGTAACATAAGTTACTGAAAATAAATATCTACCGACCTACTTTTGAATTATTAATTTAAGTAATTATGAAGAACAAAATAGGTGTATTAATATTTAGTTTTCTCAGTCTCGCTTTGGTGTCTCAGGCACAGGAAACTGTTCTGTTATCTAAGGCAGAAGCGTTAAGCAGAGTTCAGGAAGAAAACACATCGATAAAAATATCGGAGGAAGAATTCAATAAAGCGCAGGCCGATTTCAGGCAAACAAATGCTGTATTCTTACCAAATATAACCGCAAGCCATACCGGAATTTCTACAACAAATCCGCTTATGGCTTTTGGTTCTAAATTAAACCAGGAGATTTTAACGGCTTCAGATTTCGATCCGGCCTTGTTAAACGATCCGTCAAAAACTCAAAACTTCGCAACGAAAATTGAAGTTCAGCAACCTTTAATCAATGCCGATGGTATTTATCAGCGTAAAGCCGCTAAAACAAAAATGGAGGCGATGTCGTTACAAACGCAGCGTACATCAGATTATTTAGCGCTTGAAGTCGATAAGGCTTATATGCAATTGCAGTTAGCCTACAAAGCGGTTGATGTTTTAAATAAAGCTTTAGAGGCTGCCAATGCCAATAAAACCTTAGCTGACAATAGTTTTAAGCAAGGCTACTTACAACGTGCCGATGTCCTTAACGTGGAAGTTCGTGTAAGCGAAGTTCAGGCGCAGTTACAACATGCGAAAAGTAACGTTCAGAATGCCTCAAATTACCTGTCATTTTTAATGAACGATGAAACCTATATGGTTTATAAGCCAAGCGAAGATTTGGTAGTTGAAGCCTTAGATTTTCAAAATTCAAGTATTTCAGAAAACCGTAGCGATATCAAGGCTATGGAATTAGCAAGTGAGGCTTATAAGGACATGAGTAAAGCTGATAAAATGACGTTCTTACCTCGATTAAATGCTTTTGGAAGTTACGAGATGTACGACGATAAAATATTTAGAGCCGATGCCAGTGGTTATGTGGTTGGTGCGCAGTTGAGTTGGGACATTTTTCAGGGGTCGAAACGTTTTGGTAAAGCACAGAAAAGTAAAGCCGAATACGAAAAATCGAAGTTAGAATACAATCAGTATGTATCGCAAAGTAAGCTGGAACTAAACAAGGCAAAACGCATGTTGCAGGATTCTGAAAACAAGCTGAATTTAACAAAACTGGCGTTAGAACAATCTGAAGAATCTTTAAGAATAAGAACAGATAGATTTAAAGAAGGCTTAGAGAAAACTTCAGACTTATTGATGGCTGAAACCCAGTTTTCACAAAAACAATTAGAATACTATCAAACAATTTTTGAATATAACTATGCGCAGGCATACTTAGAATTTTTAACTAAAGAATAAGGATAAGAGATGAAAAAAATATACACATTAACAATACTATCACTAGCTGTTTTATTCGCTAGTTGTGGAAGTGATGACAAGAAGGCTGTTGCAGATAACAGACCAGCCATAGTGGTAACAGTAAATCAGGTTGCGGCGAATGGAAACTCACCATTTTTGGCCGTAAGTGGAAAAATTAAAGCGGAGAACAGCGCTACCTTAAGCACCAGAACGATGGGGTACATTAATAATGTATTGGTAAATGTTGGCGACAACGTTAAAAAAGGACAGCTATTAGTTGCCATTAATAATACCGATTTACAAGCTAAAAAAGCGCAGGTTAATGCCGGTATTACTGAAGCAACCGCAGCTTTTAATAACGCCGAAAAAGATTATAAACGTTTTAAAAGTTTATACGACAATAACAGTGCATCGCAAAAGGAATTCGACGATATGACCGCGCGTTACGAAATGGCTAAAGCCCGTTTAGAGGCTGCTAAGCAAATGGAAAATGAAGTGAATGCACAGTTTGCTTATACTAATATTACAGCACCGTTTAGTGGTGTTGTAACCAGTAAAATGGCAGAAAAAGGGGATATGGCCAATCCAGGTCAGCCGCTTATTACCGTTGAAGCTCCGGGAAATTACGAAGTGATAGCTATGGTTCCTGAAACTGAAATTTCAGCAATTAAGAAAGGAACAGAAGCGACGGTTTTAGTGAAATCTATCAACAAGAGTTTAAAAGGTAAAGTAACCGAAGTAAGTACTTCGGCGAGTCAGACAGGTGGACAGTATTTAGTAAAAGTGGTTTTAGAGAAAACCGATGCGAATATTTTATCGGGTATGTTTACTTCAGTACAATTTCCTGTGGAGCGTAAAGCTAAAACGGCTATGGTTTTAATTCCAACAGAAGCGGTGATTACTAATGGTCAGTTGTCTGGTGTGTATACCGTGAGCCAAAGTAATACGGCTATTTTACGCTGGTTACGCTTAGGAAGAACGTTTGGTGATCAGGTGGAAGTATTATCTGGTTTATCGGCTGATGAATCGTATATCGTTTCGGCGGAAGGTAAACTTTACAACGGAGCAAAAATTTCAATTCAATAACTATAAATCTGCGTTAGGGATGGCAGCGGCATCCTTTTTTATTGTCACATTGAGCGCAGTCGAAATGTTAAACAATAAAAATGATACAGCGAACAGCCCGTTAAAACGCCAAAAAAATTAAAACAATGAAAGAAGGTTTAGCAGGAAAAATAGCCAAGCTTTTCATAGGCTCGAAGCTTACTGTGCTTTTAATGATCGTTTTTATGGTTATTGGAGTGTATAGTTCGTTTTTAATTCCGCGTGAGGAAGAACCGCAAATTGATGTGCCTATGGCCGATATTTTTGTGGGGTATCCTGGAGCGAGCCCAACAGAGGTCGAGTCGAGAGTGGTAAAGCCGTTAGAGCAATTAATTTCGAATATTAAAGGGGTAGAGTATGTGTATTCAACCTCGATGAAAGAACAGGCCATGGTGATTGTTCAGTTTTACGTGGGTGAAGATATTGAGCGCTCGTTTGTAAAGCTGTACAATGAGATTAATAAGCACATGGACCAAATGCCGGAAGGGGTTACCTTTCCGTTGGTAAAAACCCGTGCTATTGACGATGTACCGATGTTAGGGTTAACGCTGTGGAGTGAACATTACGACGATTATCAGTTAGGGTTAATGGCTCAGGAGTTGGAAGCCGAAATTAAAAAGGTGAATGATGTGGCCATAACCCATAAAATAGGAGGAAGAAGCCGCCAGCTTCGCGTGGTTTTAGATAATGATAAGTTAGCCGCCAGTGGTCTGGATTTCTTATCGGTTTCTGAAATGATTAAAGCCAATAATACCCAGTTAAATTCTGGAACCTTCGATAAAAACGATACCGAGTTTGTAGTCAACACTGGAAAGTTTTTAGAAAGTGTTACCGATGTAGAGAATCTTGTGGTTGGTGTACAACAAAATCAGCCAATATACTTAAAACAAGTAGCCTCTATTTTTGACGGGCCAGAAGTACCTCAAAACTATGTAAGCCTTGGATTTGGTCAGGGTAGTGAAAAGGCATCAGATTTTAATTCGGAGTATCCGGCAGTGACTATTTCGGTGGCAAAACGCAAAGGTGCTGATGCCATGAAAATTGCCGATGTGATTATTGATAAAGTCGAGCATTTAAGACAAAATTTAATACCTGACGACGTTCATGTGGAAATCACCAGAAACTATGGTGAAACCGCATCGCATAAAGTGTCGGAATTATTGTTACACCTTATCGGATCGATTATTGCCGTAACGTTTGTGGTGATGTTAGCCATGGGTTGGCGTGGTGGTTTAGTGGTGTTTTTATCGGTACCAATTACTTTTGCCTTGACCTTGTTAAGCTACTACATGTTAGATTATACGCTAAACAGAATTACCTTATTTGCGTTAGTGTTTGTTACTGGTATTGTGGTCGACGATTCCATTATTATCGCCGAAAATATGCATAGGCATTTCAAAATGAAGCGCCTGCCATTTAAACAAGCGGCGTTATACGCCATTAACGAGGTGGGGAACCCGACTATTTTAGCGACGTTCACTGTTATTGCTTCCGTGTTACCAATGGCGTTTGTATCTGGGTTAATGGGACCTTATATGGCGCCAATGCCAATCGGGGCATCTATCGCGATGATTTTATCGTTATTCGTAGCCTTAACCATAACACCATATTTAGGATATATTTTCTTAAGAGAAAAGGATAAAAAAGGTGTTGAAGAGAAACCTAAAAAAGCGTTAGAAGAAACAGTAATTTATAAGTTCTATAACAAGTTCGAGCGTCCATTAATGGAAAATAAAGCAAAACGCTGGATCTTTCTAGGAGGTACATTTGTTTTACTACTTGGAACCATGATGATGTTCTTTACCAAATCGGTTGCTGTAAAAATGTTACCGTTTGATAATAAGAACGAATTTCAGGTGGTGATTGATATGCCGGAAGGCACCACATTAGAACGCACTGCGTTAGTGGCTCAGGAAATCTCGCAATATTTATCGACACGTCCGGAGGTGGTGAACTATCAGAATTATATCGGAACATCTGCTCCGATAACCTTTAATGGATTGGTACGTCACTACGATTTACGTGGAGGTAGTAATATGGCCGATATTCAGGTTAATCTTTTAGATAAAGAAGCACGTTCGGCACAGAGTCATGATATTGCTAAGCTGTTACGTCCGGATATTCAAAAGATTGCTTCAAAATACAATGCCAATGTGAAGATTGTTGAAGTTCCACCAGGACCTCCGGTATTATCAACCATAGTTGCTGAGGTTTACGGACCAGATTACGACAAGCAAATGCAGATTGCAGATAGCATTCAAAGTATATTACATAACACTGAAGATGTGGTGGATATCGACTGGATGGTAGAAGCCGATCAAACAGAATATCAGTTTACAATCGATAAGGAAAAAGCGATGCTTTACGGTGTGGCGCCTAAGCAGATAGCGTACACGATGAATATGGCTCTGGCGAATCGTCCTATAACAACCTTATACGACGAAGATGCCGTGAATCAGGTGGGTGTGGTATTGAGTTTAGATGAAAAAGAAAAGTCGACCATTCAGGATATTTCACAGTTAAAGGTGAAATCACAACAAGGAAATTTAGTGCCAATCGCGGATTTAGTCGATATTGTTGAAACGACAAGCGCTAAAAGCATCTATAGAAAAAATCAGAAACGCGTGGTGTATGTGATGGCTGATATGGCCGGGGAACTGGAAAGTCCGGCGTATGCGATTTTAGGTATGGAAGAAAAACTTAAAGCGATTGATTTGCCTCAAGGCTATGAGATGAATGAAATGTATTTAGGACAACCAGATTACGAAGACGATTATACTGTAAAATGGGATGGAGAATGGCAAATTACCTTAGAGGTATTTAGAGATTTAGGAATTGCCTTTTTAGGAGCCATTATCTTGATTTACATCTTAATTGTAGGGTGGTTCCAGAACTTTAAAGCACCAGTGGTTATGATGGTGGCTATTCCGTTATCGTTAATCGGTATCATTTTAGGTCACTGGATGATGGGCGCCTTTTTCACGGCAACATCATTTATTGGAATGATTGCATTGGCAGGTATTATGGTTCGTAATTCGGTATTACTTATCGACTTTATTAACCTTCGATTAGAAGAAGGCGTGCCGTTAAAACAAGCAGCAATCGAGGCCGGAGCCGTAAGAACAACACCAATTTTACTAACCGCAGGAACGGTAGTTATTGGGGCGTTTGTTATTCTTTTCGATCCTATATTCCAAGGTTTAGCCATTTCGTTAATGGGAGGTACCATAGTATCTACAGTATTAACCTTGTTGGTAGTGCCATTAGTGTATTACATGATTGAACGAAAAAATTATAAATAATCTATTAAGGGGTAGTTCATATAAAAATTACAGACCATGAAATTAGTAATAGTAACAGCAGTAGAGGAGTTTCATAATGATATTATAAAACTGTTCAAAAAAGCGCAAATAGAAAATTTTAGTGAGTCGGATATTGACGGCTATAAAACAACCAACCCTTTAATAGTGGCTTCAAACTGGTTTGCCGGAGAATCCAAAGGTAATGAGTCTAATATGTTTTTTTCTTTCACAGAAGAAGATCGTATTGATGCTTTGTTTAAGGGAATTAAAGAATTTAATAGTCATATGGAAACCAATAATCCAATTAGGGCTATTGTGCTTCCAATAGAACGATTTATATAAGAATTAAAATAGGTAAAAATGAAAAATAGAATAGTACGTGGTATTGCCGGAACCTTTATTCTGGTAAGTTTATTATTAGCGATTTATGTCAATCAAAACTGGTTGTGGTTTACGGCATTTGTAGGCGCTAATTTATTACAATCCTCTTTAACCAAATGGTGTTTAATGGATACCATTTTAGAGAAATTAGGTGTTAAAGATTAATGTTTTTATTTGAAATTGAACAAGGTTTGGTTGGTTCTCAAAATTGATGTTGTTTAAGTTATTAATGTGTTAAGGTTATTTCTTGTGAAAAAATATTTTCACTGTAAGATATTAACTGTTAACTTTATAGGGTAATCAGCCAAACCTTAAATTTCAATGAAATGCAATTATTTTAGAATTGTATTACTTCTTTCTTTTGCTGTTTCTTTTAGTCAATCGACTAAATTAGACAGTTTACAAGCTGCTTTTCAAAACGATAAAATATCAGATTCTTTAAGGTTTGAGTCGGGGCTTGATGCTTTCATGTTATTATTCAGAAAAGATTTGGATAGTGCCCGCCATTATGCAAATTCATTATTAGAGTTTTCCAATCAAAAACAAAATAAGAACTGGGAGGCTACCACACTGCGATTTATAGGAAACACCTATGCATATCAAGGTAATTTTCAAGAGGCGTTAAGGTATTTTATAATGAGCCACAATATCCTTGAAGCATTAGGTGATGTTAAAGCTTTATCGACTACTTATAATAATATAGGATCTATATACTATGAATTAGGCGATTTCACCAAAGCTATCGATAATGAATTAAAAGGGTTGAAAATAGCTGAAAAATCTAATGATACTTCAAATTTAGCACGGCTGACTAACAATTTAGGAAATGTGTTTTTCAGGCAGAATAATAATGAAAAAGCTTTAGAATACTATACCTACAGTTTAAATCTGAAAAAGAAAATTGGCGATAAGGGTGCCTTAATTCATGCTTATAATAACATTGGTTTGGTTCATAATAGTTTGAGACAATTCGATGAAGCTTTTGAGAACTTTCAAATATGTATTGAGCTATCTGAAGAATTAGATAATAAAATATCTTTAAGTCGTGCTTACGAAAATATAGGAGAGTTGAATAACTTAAAAGGCGATTTTAAAACATCTCTGGAATATTTAAATAAGGGAATTCAGATTAAAAATGAAATTAATGATAGTGATGGATTGGTGAGTATATACCTAACCAGAGGAAATGCTTATATGGGTTTAAACCAATTTGAAAAAGCCCGTTTAGATTGTCAGAAAAGCTTAGAATTAGCAAAGGCAACCAAAATGCTTTTGGTTGAAAAGGAGGCATGTGAGTGTTTAAGTAACGCATGGCAAAATCTGGGAAACTATAGTAAGGCATTATCATATTATAAGCAATCTATTGTCGCAAAAGATTCATTATTCAATAATGAAAAGGCTCAGGAAATTACACGTCAGGAAATGGAATACCAGTTTGAGCGTGAAAAGCTGGCAGATAGTATTGCATTTAACAAACAAAAGGCGGAGCAGGAATTACAGTATGCCGAAAGTATTAGTAAACAACGCAACAAATCCAATTTAGTGGTGTTTACTACCATTGGATTGCTGCTTATTGGTTTTATTTACTGGCGCTCCAGACGTAAAAGTATTAAGTTAAAACAAGAGCGAGAAGTTGTTACAAGATTAAAACAGGTCGATCAGTTAAAAGACCAGTTTTTAGCCAATACCTCACACGAACTGCGAACCCCTTTAAATGGGATAATAGGCTTGTCAGAATCTTTAAAAGATGGTGCAGCTGGCCCCATGTCGTTAAAAGCTATCGAGAATCTCGATATGATTGTTAATAGTGGCAAGCGTTTATCGAATCTGGTTAATGATATTTTAGATTTTTCAAAGTTGAAAAACAACGACTTACAATTGTCTGTTCATCCGGTCGATTTATATGCTATTACAGATTTGGTTTTGAAGGTGTCAGAAAGTTTAATCAAAGGGAAATCGCTTCAGCTCATTAATTCTGTTCCTAAAGATATTCATTTGGTTGAGGCTGATGAAAATCGTATTCAGCAAATACTTTATAATTTAATAGGGAATGCCATAAAATTCACCGAAAAAGGCACGGTTCAGGTCAAGGCGCATCAGGAAGAAAACAAAATAAAAATTTCTGTTTCCGATACTGGTATTGGTATTCCGGAAGATAAATTTGAAAGCATTTTTAAGTCTTTCGAGCAGGTAGATGGATCGGTGGAGCGGGAGTATGGTGGCACTGGACTAGGCTTGTCGGTGACCAGACAGTTGGTAGAGTTACATGGCGGTACTATTAACGTAGAATCTAAAGTTGGAGAAGGATCAACGTTTACGTTTACTTTGTCTTTAAGTGAAACAGATAGAAAGGATGTAGCGATTATAAAAAGAGTAGCATCAAACGATAAGGTTCAGAAAATTAAAGCAGATAGAGAAGATAGCAAGGTAGAAGTCTTGCCTTCGGAAAACAAAGATATTAAGATTTTAGTGGTAGACGATGAACCTATAAATCGTCGGGTTTTAGAAAATCACTTAACCGTAGCCGGGTACTCGG includes the following:
- a CDS encoding tetratricopeptide repeat protein, with amino-acid sequence MKCNYFRIVLLLSFAVSFSQSTKLDSLQAAFQNDKISDSLRFESGLDAFMLLFRKDLDSARHYANSLLEFSNQKQNKNWEATTLRFIGNTYAYQGNFQEALRYFIMSHNILEALGDVKALSTTYNNIGSIYYELGDFTKAIDNELKGLKIAEKSNDTSNLARLTNNLGNVFFRQNNNEKALEYYTYSLNLKKKIGDKGALIHAYNNIGLVHNSLRQFDEAFENFQICIELSEELDNKISLSRAYENIGELNNLKGDFKTSLEYLNKGIQIKNEINDSDGLVSIYLTRGNAYMGLNQFEKARLDCQKSLELAKATKMLLVEKEACECLSNAWQNLGNYSKALSYYKQSIVAKDSLFNNEKAQEITRQEMEYQFEREKLADSIAFNKQKAEQELQYAESISKQRNKSNLVVFTTIGLLLIGFIYWRSRRKSIKLKQEREVVTRLKQVDQLKDQFLANTSHELRTPLNGIIGLSESLKDGAAGPMSLKAIENLDMIVNSGKRLSNLVNDILDFSKLKNNDLQLSVHPVDLYAITDLVLKVSESLIKGKSLQLINSVPKDIHLVEADENRIQQILYNLIGNAIKFTEKGTVQVKAHQEENKIKISVSDTGIGIPEDKFESIFKSFEQVDGSVEREYGGTGLGLSVTRQLVELHGGTINVESKVGEGSTFTFTLSLSETDRKDVAIIKRVASNDKVQKIKADREDSKVEVLPSENKDIKILVVDDEPINRRVLENHLTVAGYSVVEAGSGKEALNLMKTESFNLILLDIMMPNLSGYEVCEMIRKDFSASELPIVLLTAKNRVSDLVAGFNVGANDYLTKPFSKNELLSRIRTHVNLNGIHKATSRFVPAEFLKSVGREAITDVVLGDHIEKHVTVLFTDIRDYTSLSESMTPEQNFKFVNAYVGRMGPLIKKNKGFVNQYLGDGIMALFPENAAHALQATIDMQKVIIEYNKRRVSEGFRPISVGMGLHTGELVMGIIGDVYRNDTAIIADTVNTASRMEGVTKYYGAKIIISDSSLAKISNKEDFNFRYLGKVRVKGKYNTMGIYECFDGDKDESIALKRKTMEQFERGMTHFFAKEFPKSSVAFDSVLAMHPTDLVAKYFLTKSAEYTLSGAPEDWDYVNAIPDK
- a CDS encoding YgaP family membrane protein, whose protein sequence is MKNRIVRGIAGTFILVSLLLAIYVNQNWLWFTAFVGANLLQSSLTKWCLMDTILEKLGVKD
- a CDS encoding universal stress protein codes for the protein MKTILLPTDFSDNSLNAIDYAMKMFKNQTCNFYIMNVQRVGSYISDDLMMANPTGVVYDTVVEAAKVSVDKLIAKLVKTYKNEKHEFFSLVDYDNFTDAINQAVINNDVNLIIMGTKGASGLSKKLFGSNTVKVLQHCEVPVLVIPDEYEFTGLQDVAFTTSFQSLYNMQELRLLDEIIAKNSSKLSVLHVVLENSDPKELFRDVDFFNEHFEDVSYKMIETNVQDIFDAIQGYITNNDIKLIAMINKKHSFLETVFVEHQAETFAFNINIPLLVLPKRE
- a CDS encoding efflux RND transporter periplasmic adaptor subunit, whose amino-acid sequence is MKKIYTLTILSLAVLFASCGSDDKKAVADNRPAIVVTVNQVAANGNSPFLAVSGKIKAENSATLSTRTMGYINNVLVNVGDNVKKGQLLVAINNTDLQAKKAQVNAGITEATAAFNNAEKDYKRFKSLYDNNSASQKEFDDMTARYEMAKARLEAAKQMENEVNAQFAYTNITAPFSGVVTSKMAEKGDMANPGQPLITVEAPGNYEVIAMVPETEISAIKKGTEATVLVKSINKSLKGKVTEVSTSASQTGGQYLVKVVLEKTDANILSGMFTSVQFPVERKAKTAMVLIPTEAVITNGQLSGVYTVSQSNTAILRWLRLGRTFGDQVEVLSGLSADESYIVSAEGKLYNGAKISIQ
- a CDS encoding TolC family protein — translated: MKNKIGVLIFSFLSLALVSQAQETVLLSKAEALSRVQEENTSIKISEEEFNKAQADFRQTNAVFLPNITASHTGISTTNPLMAFGSKLNQEILTASDFDPALLNDPSKTQNFATKIEVQQPLINADGIYQRKAAKTKMEAMSLQTQRTSDYLALEVDKAYMQLQLAYKAVDVLNKALEAANANKTLADNSFKQGYLQRADVLNVEVRVSEVQAQLQHAKSNVQNASNYLSFLMNDETYMVYKPSEDLVVEALDFQNSSISENRSDIKAMELASEAYKDMSKADKMTFLPRLNAFGSYEMYDDKIFRADASGYVVGAQLSWDIFQGSKRFGKAQKSKAEYEKSKLEYNQYVSQSKLELNKAKRMLQDSENKLNLTKLALEQSEESLRIRTDRFKEGLEKTSDLLMAETQFSQKQLEYYQTIFEYNYAQAYLEFLTKE
- a CDS encoding efflux RND transporter permease subunit, which translates into the protein MKEGLAGKIAKLFIGSKLTVLLMIVFMVIGVYSSFLIPREEEPQIDVPMADIFVGYPGASPTEVESRVVKPLEQLISNIKGVEYVYSTSMKEQAMVIVQFYVGEDIERSFVKLYNEINKHMDQMPEGVTFPLVKTRAIDDVPMLGLTLWSEHYDDYQLGLMAQELEAEIKKVNDVAITHKIGGRSRQLRVVLDNDKLAASGLDFLSVSEMIKANNTQLNSGTFDKNDTEFVVNTGKFLESVTDVENLVVGVQQNQPIYLKQVASIFDGPEVPQNYVSLGFGQGSEKASDFNSEYPAVTISVAKRKGADAMKIADVIIDKVEHLRQNLIPDDVHVEITRNYGETASHKVSELLLHLIGSIIAVTFVVMLAMGWRGGLVVFLSVPITFALTLLSYYMLDYTLNRITLFALVFVTGIVVDDSIIIAENMHRHFKMKRLPFKQAALYAINEVGNPTILATFTVIASVLPMAFVSGLMGPYMAPMPIGASIAMILSLFVALTITPYLGYIFLREKDKKGVEEKPKKALEETVIYKFYNKFERPLMENKAKRWIFLGGTFVLLLGTMMMFFTKSVAVKMLPFDNKNEFQVVIDMPEGTTLERTALVAQEISQYLSTRPEVVNYQNYIGTSAPITFNGLVRHYDLRGGSNMADIQVNLLDKEARSAQSHDIAKLLRPDIQKIASKYNANVKIVEVPPGPPVLSTIVAEVYGPDYDKQMQIADSIQSILHNTEDVVDIDWMVEADQTEYQFTIDKEKAMLYGVAPKQIAYTMNMALANRPITTLYDEDAVNQVGVVLSLDEKEKSTIQDISQLKVKSQQGNLVPIADLVDIVETTSAKSIYRKNQKRVVYVMADMAGELESPAYAILGMEEKLKAIDLPQGYEMNEMYLGQPDYEDDYTVKWDGEWQITLEVFRDLGIAFLGAIILIYILIVGWFQNFKAPVVMMVAIPLSLIGIILGHWMMGAFFTATSFIGMIALAGIMVRNSVLLIDFINLRLEEGVPLKQAAIEAGAVRTTPILLTAGTVVIGAFVILFDPIFQGLAISLMGGTIVSTVLTLLVVPLVYYMIERKNYK
- a CDS encoding DUF3108 domain-containing protein, with the protein product MKRIPFLFMLFLASLTAIAQNTAVGYNEKLIYTASYNMSGVLNDIAEVTMETSPVKTSKATLLRLKCTAVTYSKWDNFFKIRDLYESYVSPKTLTPYLYSRDINEGGYYKYMKYTFSHSTGTVKSLMKKKNNYEENKTVKINAGTKDIVSTIYNLRLIDFSAMKVGSKKSFTIIFDREETKGQVTYLGKETISTAIGKKECYKLAVGSSDNVLQGTNSNLIWLTADANKILVYGKFKIPVGNGELKIKSATGLKN
- a CDS encoding FUSC family protein gives rise to the protein MKKTLTIFAVIASVFAVILSVLPVSNLAIFPGIAALLFAGGAFYLGKKTGEVKKLVQFSFLLTIMALAVTTYKAAFTVTEVENTEALEAKEEEFEEAAIEELEGLELEIDEAELGDLEIDDAAIETIEIDEPQIESLEINEAELENLEIKANEIIESEIEASDLENLEIN